The DNA window CGGCTTTAGACTTAACTGCTTTTGACATAAGACGAACTTCAAACAAAATATCAGGAGCTCAGTTTACCCGAGGTGGGTCACGCTGCAAAGCCGCAGCCGGCGAGCCGGCTTGCAAGCCGGCAAAAAATCCACTATAAAAGCCGCCCCAACCAAAGAGGCCTGTCATGACATATCCGGTTAACGAAGTTTTTGAGACCATCCAGGGTGAAGGATGCCATACAGGTATGCCGGCTATCTTTGTACGCCTGCAGGGATGTCCTGTGGGCTGCAGTTGGTGTGACACCAAGCAGACCTGGGAACTGCTGGAGCAGAATCGGGTGTCGCCCGCGGATGTGATCCGGGTCGATGGTAGTATTGGCCGCTGGGCCATGCACGATGCCGACAGTTTGGTCTCGGCCTTCAAAGCCAAGGGTTTCAGCGCCCGTTTGGTGGTGATCACCGGCGGTGAACCTTGCCTGTACGATCTCACCGCCTTAACTATAGGGCTGGAGCAGGCCGGTTACCAATGTCAGATAGAGACCAGTGGCACCTTTGAAGTGAAGTGCTCTGAAGGCACCTGGGTGACAGTCTCCCCCAAGGTCAATATGAAAGGGGGCTATCCCGTGCTGAGGCAGGCTTTGGAGCGAGCCAATGAAATCAAGCACCCCATAGCCACGGAGAAGCATATCGAGGAGCTTGACGATTTGCTCTGTGGTCTGGACATCAGCGGCAAGACCATCTGTCTCCAACCCATCAGTCAGAAGCCGAGGGCCACGGAACTGGCAATGAAAACCTGTATTGCCCGTAATTGGCGCCTGTCTATCCAAACGCACAAATACCTTAATATCGATTGATTGTTAAGTAATAACGGCGACCCTGGGTCGCCGTTATTGTCTCAGGCCAATAAGCCGCTTCGGTTGAATTCCTCAAGGGCCGCCTGGGCCCCACTGATATCGCCTATCTGCTCTGTAACCCAGTCCGGATGGTAATAGGTATCCAGATAGCGCTCGCCGGGATCGCAGATGAGGGTCACTATCGAGCCGGTTTCACCGGCCTGCTTCATCAGGCTCGCCTGTTTCAGGGCGCCATAGAGGTTGGTACCTGTGGAGGGACCGGTTTTACGGCCAATCAGACGCTCCAGCCACAGCATGGTGGCGATGGAGTTGGCATCCGACACCTTGAGCATTTCATCAACAACTCCGGGAATAAAGGAAGGCTCAACCCTTGGCCTGCCTATACCTTCAATTCTGCTGCCTTGTGACAGGCACAGACCGGCATCGCGGCTGTGGAAATAGTCATAGAACACCGAAATTTCCGGGTCCACCACACACAGGCGGGTAGCCAGCTGCTGGTAACGGATGTAGCGGCCTATGGTGGCCGAGGTACCACCTGTGCCCGGGCTCATAACAATCCAACGCGGCACGGGATGGGGCTCAAGTGCCATCTGGCTGAAGATGGAATTGGCAATGTTGTTATTGCCGCGCCAGTCGGTGGCCCGCTCGGCAAAGGTGAACTGATCCATGTAATGGCCCTTGAGTTCCCGGGCCAGACGTTCGGATTCGGCATAAATCTCAGAGGTCTTATCGACAAAATGGCATTGGCCACCGTAGAAACCTATCTGCTCGACCTTTCGTTTGGCGGTACTTTTGGGTACCACGGCAATAAAGGGCAGGCCCAGCAGGCGCGCAAAATAGGCTTCGGACACCGCAGTGCTGCCGGAGGAGGACTCTATGATAGGCGTGCCCTCATTTATCCAGCCATTACACAGGGCATAAAGGAACAGCGAACGTGCCAATCTGTGCTTGAGGCTGCCCGTGGGGTGAGTGCTCTCATCCTTCAGGTAGATGTCGATACCTGCCAGCATGGGTAATTCAAGCTTGATCAGGTGCGTGTCGGCACTGCGTTGGAAATCAGCATCAATTTTGGCAATGGCCTGGTTTACCCAGTGCTTGTTCATAGCGGTTCCGGAAATGTTATAACCATATCGGCTAAATCATAATGAAATCGCATATAAAAGCCAGCAACACCATTGTGGCGGCGGATCAAACGCTGGAAAGTGTGGCTAACAGTGGCTTTAAATTAGAGGGCAACAACAGGTTTTGGCCTGAAAAGGCTACCGGGGAGATCACAGGGGGAATAAACACGAGAGAGAAAAGAGAAAATGGTGGAGGGAGAAGGATTCGAACCTTCGAAGGCGGAGCCGTCAGATTTACAGTCTGATCCCTTTGGCCACTCGGGAACCCCTCCACAGGGGCGAATTGAGAACAGTGAAATGGTGGAGGGAGAAGGATTCGAACCTTCGAAGGCGGAGCCGTCAGATTTACAGTCTGATCCCTTTGGCCACTCGGGAACCCCTCCAATGTGTCACTGGACGCTTTTCAAATTGTAGGCAAATGGTGGAGGGAGAAGGATTCGAACCTTCGAAGGCGGAGCCGTCAGATTTACAGTCTGATCCCTTTGGCCACTCGGGAACCCCTCCTCAATTGCGGCGGCAATAGTAAGCAGATTCGTTTTATATGTAAAGGCTAAATTCTTAAAAAAAGCTAAAGTAACTGGCCAAGTGGTCGATTAAGTTACAAGGATATGTTTTATTGACGTTTTTATATGCAAATTGCTTCACCTTTAATCAATGAACTGCAATGTGGCGAGCGCCTCAACCATGCAATAGAGCATGGTCGTCGCGGAGAGTTCGCCCTGCTGTTGGCCATGCTATCCCAGGATGCCCGGGACATGGCCCAGTTCACTTTGGGTGAAGAAGGCACTGTGGATGCCAAACTGCGACGCCAATTTGAATTGCCGCCGGCCCAAACCCTGGTCGCGGATGTGGCCGACGACTCCCTGGTCAATAACGGCGGTGAATTTCACGAATTGGGCTTGCGTGGTTTTGCGCTGCAACAGGCGCTGAAGCCGGAGGCTTTGGTCACCCGGGGACCGATCCCCGTCACCATGCTGGATGCCTTGAACAATACCGACCCTTTGTGCAAGTCCCGTTATCTTGAGCCACAGCATCCCGCGCTGCCCGAGATTCCCCATTTCAACGATCGCCTCAGTGGTCAGCTGGCACTGGCGCAGCGGATGGCACAAGCTTGAACCGCGCCACAGTCCCGTATTGCTATAACCTTTAAAATGCGGCCATTGTGATTATCGAACAGAGGAACAGAGATGAAGAGCATTGAAGAGCAGCAATCCTCGACCATCAACGATACCTGCAATGATTGCGGCAGTTTTGTTGACATAGGTACTGTGCTTGACGAACAGGATACCTGTATGACCTTGTCTTTTTCCGGTGTGGATGCCGAAATGAAGGCGAAGGAACTGGCAACGCTGGCCTTGGCGAGATTTCCGGGGTGCCGGGCGCAACTGGAGGCTGAGGCAAGTGGCTGTCGTCTGAGCTTGCAATTTGATGTCAGTGCCGAAAAATTGATTTTCGCTTTGGATAATGGACTAACTGGCTGAAGCACCATATTGCTCTTGGTGACGAACTTACTGTAATCTCGGCAAAATTAGAATAAAAACCTCTGTGGGCCCGGGCCCGCAGTTAATTAAGGGATCTGTGTGAAAAAACGCAAACATCAGCATATTGTTGATTTGGTGGTCAACTCGACCGTTAAACAGCAAGGTGATTTTGCCAAGACAGCAGAGCTGGTGACTGAACTCCTGTGTCAGCATCTGGGCTTGTCTTTCGCCAGCGTTTGGTCATTGAATGAATCCCAGGCTACCCAGGCGGAAATAGCCTTCTTCGGTCCCGTATTACCCCAGGGGAAAAAGCGCCCCGCGTCATTGAAAAACGCCCCCCGTTATTTGCAGGAATTGCGCAAGCACAGGCATATAGATGTTGCAGATACACTATCGGATGACCGGGTATCTGAATTGCGAGATGACTATTTTATTGAACGGGGGATACGTTCCACTCTCGACCTTGCCATCCGTATCAATGGCCACCTGGAAGGCATTCTTTGCCTTGAGCGCAGTCAACCACTGTTATGGTCGGAGTTTGATATTCACCTGGGCAGCCAGCTTGCCGATCAATTGGCATTGACACTGGCGACCCGTCAGGCCGATGACAAAGATGAACAGCTGATGTTGTTCCGCTCTGCTGCCGAGCAATCCGATCAGGTCACCATGTTGATTAACCTGCACACGGAAAAGGTTGAGTATGTGAACGCCGCCCATGGCCGTATTACGGGCCTGCCTGCGGAAAAGGTCATAGGCCTGGGCCTGAAGCAAATGGATTTTTTCCGGCAACATCCCAAGTTGGGTGAAACCACGCTGGCACGTATTTTCAAGGGCGAAAATGTTCAGGGTGAGGTCAAACTGAAGCGGGCCGATGGCCACTGCTATTGGCTTAAATATCACGCCAGTCAATTCATTACCGAACGCGGAAATCATTATGTGTTGGTCTGCGGGGAAGATAACAGCGAACAACACAACTACCAGGCCGAGTTGGAAAAACTGGCCTGGCGCTGCAATTTAACCGGTCTGTATAACCGGGCGCATTTCAACCGGGTACTGGAGCGCAGCCAGCAGGGGATGTTGCTGCTGGTTGACCTGATGGGCTTCAAGCGGTTCAACGATACCTATGGCCATGAGCAGGGAGACGCTCTGCTGATTGAAATAGCCAGACGGCTGCGGCATTTCGCCGATATCTATAAGGCCAAGGAAATAGCCCGGGTCGGCAGTGATGAATTTGCCGTGCTGATGGCGGATCCGTCCGAGGAAGAGGAATTCCTGCGTAACAAGCTTTATCAGCAACTGGCCGCGCCGGTGTTTATCGGCCGTGAGCAGGTTGACCCCAAGCCTGCACTGGCGGCGGTGGATTTGGCCGCTGTCAACAACCTGGTGGCGCCTCTAACCTGTGCCGATATCGCGCTGCAACATGCCAAGAAGAAACAGGGCACGGCGATCCAAATCTTCAACAGCACCTTGCTCAGTGCCTTTAAGGACGACGCCCAGATTGAGCGCGACCTGCACACCGCCATCCGCGGCCGCCAATTTGAGCTCTATTATCAGCCCCTGTGGGACTTACAGCAGAATCGCTACACCGGGGCCGAAGCGCTGATCCGTTGGCATCATCCCAAGAAAGGGGTGTTGTTTCCCGGGGCCTTTATCGATATTGCCGAGCAATCCGGCATGATCAACGCCATTGGCGCCTGGGTTCTGGAGGCCGCTTGCCGCCAACTCAACCTGTGGCAGCATCACAATCTGGATATGTCCATGCATGTGAACGTGTCCGCCAGGCAATTCTTCAGCGGCAATCTGTACGAACAGGTGTGGCAACTGCTGAGTCGTTACCGGCTTAGACCCAAGAGTCTCATCCTGGAAATCACCGAAACCGAGCTGATGGAAGACATTCGCTACGCGACCAACCTATGTCAGGAGCTGGCGGAACTGGGAGTAGGGCTGGCCATTGATGACTTTGGTACCGGCTACAGTTCCATGCGTTATCTGAAACAATTCCCCATCAGCAAACTGAAAAT is part of the Shewanella cyperi genome and encodes:
- a CDS encoding putative bifunctional diguanylate cyclase/phosphodiesterase, translating into MKKRKHQHIVDLVVNSTVKQQGDFAKTAELVTELLCQHLGLSFASVWSLNESQATQAEIAFFGPVLPQGKKRPASLKNAPRYLQELRKHRHIDVADTLSDDRVSELRDDYFIERGIRSTLDLAIRINGHLEGILCLERSQPLLWSEFDIHLGSQLADQLALTLATRQADDKDEQLMLFRSAAEQSDQVTMLINLHTEKVEYVNAAHGRITGLPAEKVIGLGLKQMDFFRQHPKLGETTLARIFKGENVQGEVKLKRADGHCYWLKYHASQFITERGNHYVLVCGEDNSEQHNYQAELEKLAWRCNLTGLYNRAHFNRVLERSQQGMLLLVDLMGFKRFNDTYGHEQGDALLIEIARRLRHFADIYKAKEIARVGSDEFAVLMADPSEEEEFLRNKLYQQLAAPVFIGREQVDPKPALAAVDLAAVNNLVAPLTCADIALQHAKKKQGTAIQIFNSTLLSAFKDDAQIERDLHTAIRGRQFELYYQPLWDLQQNRYTGAEALIRWHHPKKGVLFPGAFIDIAEQSGMINAIGAWVLEAACRQLNLWQHHNLDMSMHVNVSARQFFSGNLYEQVWQLLSRYRLRPKSLILEITETELMEDIRYATNLCQELAELGVGLAIDDFGTGYSSMRYLKQFPISKLKIDRSFISDLTVSHESREIVSAIIAMARALNLSLTAEGVETTDQETFLAKSLCDQAQGFLYSPALREAEFSQFLYENQVPANRLPV
- the queE gene encoding 7-carboxy-7-deazaguanine synthase QueE, whose protein sequence is MTYPVNEVFETIQGEGCHTGMPAIFVRLQGCPVGCSWCDTKQTWELLEQNRVSPADVIRVDGSIGRWAMHDADSLVSAFKAKGFSARLVVITGGEPCLYDLTALTIGLEQAGYQCQIETSGTFEVKCSEGTWVTVSPKVNMKGGYPVLRQALERANEIKHPIATEKHIEELDDLLCGLDISGKTICLQPISQKPRATELAMKTCIARNWRLSIQTHKYLNID
- a CDS encoding PLP-dependent cysteine synthase family protein, with the protein product MNKHWVNQAIAKIDADFQRSADTHLIKLELPMLAGIDIYLKDESTHPTGSLKHRLARSLFLYALCNGWINEGTPIIESSSGSTAVSEAYFARLLGLPFIAVVPKSTAKRKVEQIGFYGGQCHFVDKTSEIYAESERLARELKGHYMDQFTFAERATDWRGNNNIANSIFSQMALEPHPVPRWIVMSPGTGGTSATIGRYIRYQQLATRLCVVDPEISVFYDYFHSRDAGLCLSQGSRIEGIGRPRVEPSFIPGVVDEMLKVSDANSIATMLWLERLIGRKTGPSTGTNLYGALKQASLMKQAGETGSIVTLICDPGERYLDTYYHPDWVTEQIGDISGAQAALEEFNRSGLLA
- a CDS encoding VC2046/SO_2500 family protein, with the protein product MQIASPLINELQCGERLNHAIEHGRRGEFALLLAMLSQDARDMAQFTLGEEGTVDAKLRRQFELPPAQTLVADVADDSLVNNGGEFHELGLRGFALQQALKPEALVTRGPIPVTMLDALNNTDPLCKSRYLEPQHPALPEIPHFNDRLSGQLALAQRMAQA
- a CDS encoding DUF406 family protein; this translates as MKSIEEQQSSTINDTCNDCGSFVDIGTVLDEQDTCMTLSFSGVDAEMKAKELATLALARFPGCRAQLEAEASGCRLSLQFDVSAEKLIFALDNGLTG